A genomic stretch from Gorilla gorilla gorilla isolate KB3781 chromosome 20, NHGRI_mGorGor1-v2.1_pri, whole genome shotgun sequence includes:
- the LOC129528604 gene encoding choriogonadotropin subunit beta variant 2-like — MSKGLLLLLLLSTGGTWASKEPLRPRCRPINATLAVEKEGCPVCITVNTTICAGYCPTMTRVLQGVLPPVPQVVCNYRDVRFESIRLPGCPRGVNPVVSYAVALSCQCARCRRSTTDCGGPKDHPLTCDDPRFQASSSSKAPPPSLPSPSRLPGPSDTPILPQ; from the exons atgtcaaag gggctgctgctgttgctgctgctgagcacgggcgggacatgggcatccaaggagccgcttcggccacggtgccgccccatcaatgccaccctggctgtcgagaaggagggctgccccgtgtgcatcaccgtcaacaccaccatctgtgccggctactgccccaccatg ACCCgcgtgctgcagggggtcctgccgcccgtgcctcaggtggtgtgcaactaccgcgatgtgcgcttcgagtccatccggctccctggctgcccgcgCGGCGTGAACCCCGTGGTCTCCTACGCCGTGGCTCTCAGCTGTCAATGTGCACGCTGCCGCCGCAGCACCACTGACTGCGGGGGTCCCAAGGACCACCCCTTGACCTGTGATGACCcccgcttccaggcctcctcttcctcaaaggcccctccccccagccttccaagcccatcccgactcccggggccctcagacaccccgatcctcccacaataa
- the LOC129528606 gene encoding choriogonadotropin subunit beta 3-like isoform X3, whose protein sequence is MSTFPVLAEDIPLRERHVKGRVHPHFQAPKMEMFQGLLLLLLLSMGGTWASKEPLRPRCRPINATLAVEKEGCPVCITVNTTICAGYCPTMTRVLQGVLPPVPQVVCNYRDVRFESIRLPGCPRGVNPVVSYAVALSCQCARCRRSTTDCGGPKDHPLTCDDPRFQASSSSKAPPPSLPSPSRLPGPSDTPILPQ, encoded by the exons atgtccacattcccagtgcttgcggaagatatcccgctaagagagagacatgtcaaaggtagggtacatccacatttccaggcaccaaagatggagatgtt ccaggggctgctgctgttgctgctgctgagcatgggcgggacatgggcatccaaggagccgcttcggccacggtgccgccccatcaatgccaccctggctgtcgagaaggagggctgccccgtgtgcatcaccgtcaacaccaccatctgtgccggctactgccccaccatg ACCCgcgtgctgcagggggtcctgccgcccgtgcctcaggtggtgtgcaactaccgcgatgtgcgcttcgagtccatccggctccctggctgcccgcgCGGCGTGAACCCCGTGGTCTCCTACGCCGTGGCTCTCAGCTGTCAATGTGCACGCTGCCGCCGCAGCACCACTGACTGCGGGGGTCCCAAGGACCACCCCTTGACCTGTGATGACCcccgcttccaggcctcctcttcctcaaaggcccctccccccagccttccaagcccatcccgactcccggggccctcagacaccccgatcctcccacaataa
- the LOC129528606 gene encoding choriogonadotropin subunit beta variant 2-like isoform X1, with protein MSKGLLLLLLLSMGGTWASKEPLRPRCRPINATLAVEKEGCPVCITVNTTICAGYCPTMTRVLQGVLPPVPQVVCNYRDVRFESIRLPGCPRGVNPVVSYAVALSCQCARCRRSTTDCGGPKDHPLTCDDPRFQASSSSKAPPPSLPSPSRLPGPSDTPILPQ; from the exons atgtcaaag gggctgctgctgttgctgctgctgagcatgggcgggacatgggcatccaaggagccgcttcggccacggtgccgccccatcaatgccaccctggctgtcgagaaggagggctgccccgtgtgcatcaccgtcaacaccaccatctgtgccggctactgccccaccatg ACCCgcgtgctgcagggggtcctgccgcccgtgcctcaggtggtgtgcaactaccgcgatgtgcgcttcgagtccatccggctccctggctgcccgcgCGGCGTGAACCCCGTGGTCTCCTACGCCGTGGCTCTCAGCTGTCAATGTGCACGCTGCCGCCGCAGCACCACTGACTGCGGGGGTCCCAAGGACCACCCCTTGACCTGTGATGACCcccgcttccaggcctcctcttcctcaaaggcccctccccccagccttccaagcccatcccgactcccggggccctcagacaccccgatcctcccacaataa
- the LOC129528606 gene encoding choriogonadotropin subunit beta variant 2-like isoform X2, translating into MGGTWASKEPLRPRCRPINATLAVEKEGCPVCITVNTTICAGYCPTMTRVLQGVLPPVPQVVCNYRDVRFESIRLPGCPRGVNPVVSYAVALSCQCARCRRSTTDCGGPKDHPLTCDDPRFQASSSSKAPPPSLPSPSRLPGPSDTPILPQ; encoded by the exons atgggcgggacatgggcatccaaggagccgcttcggccacggtgccgccccatcaatgccaccctggctgtcgagaaggagggctgccccgtgtgcatcaccgtcaacaccaccatctgtgccggctactgccccaccatg ACCCgcgtgctgcagggggtcctgccgcccgtgcctcaggtggtgtgcaactaccgcgatgtgcgcttcgagtccatccggctccctggctgcccgcgCGGCGTGAACCCCGTGGTCTCCTACGCCGTGGCTCTCAGCTGTCAATGTGCACGCTGCCGCCGCAGCACCACTGACTGCGGGGGTCCCAAGGACCACCCCTTGACCTGTGATGACCcccgcttccaggcctcctcttcctcaaaggcccctccccccagccttccaagcccatcccgactcccggggccctcagacaccccgatcctcccacaataa